A stretch of Elgaria multicarinata webbii isolate HBS135686 ecotype San Diego chromosome 5, rElgMul1.1.pri, whole genome shotgun sequence DNA encodes these proteins:
- the S100G gene encoding protein S100-G has protein sequence MLKSLLKLKRIFSKYASKGGDPNQLSQNELIEKEFPDIPKASLELTDVVFKEMNKNNDGKVCFEECIPIQIKRHIQPVQ, from the exons ATGCTGAAGTCATTGCTAA AACTGaaaaggattttcagcaagtATGCTTCAAAAGGAGGTGATCCCAACCAACTATCCCAGAATGAACTGATTGAGAAAGAATTTCCAGACATACCAAAGGCAAGTCTAGAGCT TACAGATGTTGTATTCAAGGAGATGAACAAAAATAATGATGGAAAAGTCTGTTTTGAAGA ATGCATCCCCATTCAAATCAAAAGACACATCCAACCAGTTCAATAG